The following proteins are co-located in the Paludibaculum fermentans genome:
- a CDS encoding tetratricopeptide repeat protein, with protein MSGIHNAVRRSVREHLIEGQLEEAEELCRESLLILEELCPIHTDVVTALCRLGWILDRRQEWAEALQCAERAEEILDELGDSVPRPERDSLLFEVLTLLGVALRQLGRYRQAETFFRRAFTLAEANRDVPDQLVTACNNLALNYKLAANLEQAACFYSLAILFASRAFGEVNALTATMCYHLAALQWSRGHFQEGLTPARQSWEMRHTLLGDVHPDTAAAEAVLLQLQSAIESEAKARPLRTVLRAAAISVQLKTPTAKSGSATLPSTITLAGFCGAAI; from the coding sequence ATGTCCGGCATTCACAACGCCGTCCGCCGGTCCGTTCGCGAACACCTGATCGAAGGCCAGTTGGAGGAGGCCGAGGAGCTCTGCCGCGAATCGCTCCTCATCCTCGAAGAACTCTGCCCCATCCACACCGACGTCGTCACCGCCCTCTGCCGTCTGGGCTGGATCCTCGACCGCCGTCAGGAGTGGGCCGAGGCCCTGCAATGCGCCGAACGCGCGGAAGAAATCCTGGACGAGCTCGGTGATTCCGTCCCGCGCCCCGAGCGCGACAGCCTGCTGTTCGAAGTCCTTACCCTGCTCGGCGTGGCCCTCCGCCAACTCGGCCGTTACCGTCAGGCGGAGACCTTCTTTCGGCGTGCCTTTACCCTCGCCGAAGCCAACCGCGACGTCCCTGACCAGCTCGTCACCGCCTGTAACAACCTGGCCCTGAACTACAAGCTCGCCGCCAACCTCGAACAGGCCGCCTGCTTCTACAGCCTCGCCATCCTCTTTGCCTCCCGCGCCTTCGGCGAAGTCAACGCCCTGACGGCCACCATGTGCTACCACCTCGCCGCCCTGCAATGGTCGCGCGGCCATTTTCAGGAAGGACTCACGCCCGCCCGCCAGTCCTGGGAGATGCGCCATACGCTCCTTGGCGACGTCCACCCCGACACCGCTGCGGCCGAGGCCGTCCTGCTTCAGCTCCAGTCCGCCATCGAGTCCGAAGCCAAGGCCCGGCCCCTGCGCACTGTCCTGCGGGCCGCTGCTATCTCCGTTCAGCTCAAGACGCCAACCGCCAAGTCGGGATCCGCCACCCTGCCCAGCACCATCACCCTGGCCGGCTTCTGCGGCGCCGCCATCTGA
- a CDS encoding globin family protein translates to MTSRQKSLVQASYAALKPISIEAGVIFFHRLFAVEPSLRYVFCAPVEEQAQKLMRVIAVAVRSLDFMDNSANTSTPGAGEQIPDAVGACLLWTLQQALGEKFTSEVREAWLSLCGLVSSTLQRGAMASLVAGRC, encoded by the coding sequence ATGACGTCTCGTCAGAAATCTCTGGTGCAGGCAAGTTACGCGGCCCTGAAGCCGATCTCAATCGAAGCCGGGGTCATCTTTTTCCACCGGTTGTTCGCCGTGGAGCCGTCCCTCCGCTACGTCTTCTGCGCTCCTGTGGAGGAGCAGGCGCAGAAGCTGATGCGTGTGATTGCCGTCGCTGTTCGCAGCCTCGACTTCATGGACAACTCGGCGAACACCTCCACCCCAGGCGCCGGCGAGCAGATCCCCGATGCTGTCGGCGCCTGTCTTTTGTGGACCTTGCAGCAAGCTCTTGGCGAGAAGTTCACCTCCGAAGTTCGCGAAGCCTGGCTCTCATTGTGCGGCCTCGTTTCGTCCACCCTGCAGCGCGGTGCCATGGCGTCCCTGGTCGCCGGAAGGTGCTGA
- a CDS encoding sigma-70 family RNA polymerase sigma factor has protein sequence MVNLPGGSAREQVTKLLVDWGQGNKEALDLLTPIVYRELHNLAERYLRLERNAATLQPTALVHEAYLKLVAQDAPDWQSRSHFFGVAAHLMRQILVDNARKHRSEKRGGGMANVPLDEALSMSPERSAGVIALDDALNQLAIVDERKAKVIELRFFGGMTVDETANALGISVATVGREQRLAEAWLHREMSRTTA, from the coding sequence ATGGTCAATTTGCCCGGTGGATCGGCCCGGGAACAGGTGACGAAGCTTCTTGTGGACTGGGGCCAAGGGAACAAGGAAGCGCTGGACCTGCTTACCCCCATTGTTTATAGGGAATTACATAATCTGGCGGAGCGGTATCTGCGCCTGGAGCGGAATGCGGCTACGCTGCAGCCGACGGCGCTGGTGCATGAGGCGTACCTGAAACTGGTGGCGCAGGATGCGCCGGACTGGCAGAGCCGGTCGCATTTCTTCGGCGTGGCGGCCCATCTGATGCGGCAAATCCTGGTGGACAACGCCCGGAAGCACAGGAGCGAGAAGCGTGGCGGCGGAATGGCCAATGTTCCGCTGGATGAGGCGTTGTCGATGTCACCGGAGCGTAGCGCCGGGGTGATTGCGCTGGATGACGCGTTGAATCAGCTGGCCATTGTGGACGAGCGCAAGGCCAAGGTGATTGAGCTCCGGTTCTTCGGCGGTATGACAGTGGACGAGACCGCGAACGCGCTGGGGATTTCGGTGGCGACGGTGGGCCGGGAGCAAAGGCTGGCCGAGGCGTGGCTGCATCGCGAAATGAGCCGGACGACCGCGTAG
- a CDS encoding serine/threonine-protein kinase — MSPENWKRVEELFNEAVELPKAERGQWLDAQCAGDAELRLEVLALLASDESGRGFVEQEVAGAVLELHSRQTASEPRRIGPYRLVRELGRGGMGTVYLAERADDQYQGEVAIKLVRQGMDTEFFLARFRRERQTLARLQHPNIARLLDSGTTDEGLPFIVMERVDGVPINTYCEEHKLGVDPLLRLFLQVCAAVAHAHQNLVVHRDLKPGNILVDSTGTPKLLDFGICKLLLHEPAEGETVTGAAMMTPDYASPEQVRGEPITVASDIYSLGAVLFELLTGARPHLIEKYSPQMLERAICEQEIRRPSTLVSDRTRARQLAGDLDTIIGQAMQKEPARRYQSVEQFANDIRRHLDNRPITARPDTMTYRARKFVLRNRGMLAAGLAVAAALTVGIVVSAHEARVAQQRFGQTRKLANALIFDVYDRVKPLPGSLPAREAIIRTGLEYLDNLSASARGDGDLRVELAGAYERMGEVQGNILGSHKGDTAGAQTSFKKALATLEGLPNSGQAGQARLRIYQRLGNLESYTGHKAEALRVYQEAVKIGDELAKTGLNNEARRSLAGVHDSISRVYRENGRSQESLESEKQALGLLEDALKANPEDRALQASVAASNAGYGMALAGVNQLEAALKKFQVSADAWEKICQAEPTNIDFQRQRMLAYSHLGDVKGNPNYPNLGDKAGALAAFRKMMEIAGSLHDGNPSDQGSLFDYGMATMRTAALPAQSAEEQVVLFRQASELLEQASKNSPANINIVVNMAALHEQLGDVLLGAGRAREADHEFLVSHQLAGKHLAEMLPFYRIYITTGRKLAESAAGRGESETALQYANQAVAMAEKLSTAKGAGVPQRALAPRAYSGLASTYERLHRAADARRWREKALALFQELQDKPGFTRYHKEEMQRVEKALKGK; from the coding sequence ATGTCACCGGAGAACTGGAAACGAGTCGAGGAACTGTTCAACGAAGCCGTCGAGCTGCCGAAGGCGGAGCGCGGGCAGTGGCTGGACGCGCAGTGTGCGGGTGACGCGGAGCTGCGTCTGGAAGTGCTGGCTCTGCTGGCCAGCGACGAATCGGGCCGGGGCTTTGTGGAGCAGGAAGTAGCGGGGGCAGTCCTGGAACTGCACTCGCGCCAGACGGCGTCGGAACCGCGGCGGATTGGGCCCTATCGGCTGGTGCGGGAACTGGGCCGGGGCGGGATGGGCACGGTCTACCTGGCGGAGCGCGCGGACGACCAGTATCAGGGCGAGGTAGCGATCAAGCTGGTGCGGCAGGGGATGGACACGGAGTTCTTCCTGGCGCGATTCCGGCGCGAACGGCAGACTCTGGCGCGGCTCCAACATCCCAATATTGCGCGGCTGCTGGACAGCGGCACGACGGACGAGGGGCTGCCGTTCATCGTGATGGAGCGGGTGGACGGGGTCCCGATCAACACCTACTGCGAGGAACACAAGCTGGGCGTGGATCCGCTGCTGCGGCTGTTCCTGCAGGTGTGCGCCGCGGTGGCGCATGCGCACCAGAACCTGGTGGTGCACCGGGACCTGAAGCCGGGCAACATCCTGGTGGACTCGACAGGCACGCCCAAGCTGCTGGATTTCGGGATCTGCAAGCTGCTGTTGCACGAGCCGGCGGAAGGGGAGACAGTGACGGGCGCGGCGATGATGACGCCGGATTATGCGAGTCCGGAGCAGGTGCGCGGCGAACCGATCACGGTGGCCAGCGACATCTACTCGCTGGGCGCGGTGCTGTTTGAGCTACTGACCGGAGCACGTCCGCACCTGATCGAAAAGTACTCGCCCCAGATGCTGGAGCGAGCGATCTGCGAGCAGGAGATCCGGCGGCCGAGTACGCTGGTCAGCGACCGGACACGGGCGCGGCAACTGGCCGGAGACCTGGACACGATTATCGGCCAGGCGATGCAGAAGGAGCCGGCCCGGCGCTACCAGTCGGTGGAGCAGTTCGCGAACGACATCCGGCGCCACCTGGACAACCGGCCGATCACGGCGCGGCCCGATACGATGACCTACCGAGCCCGAAAGTTCGTGTTGCGGAATCGGGGCATGCTGGCGGCGGGACTGGCGGTAGCGGCGGCCCTGACGGTGGGGATCGTGGTCTCGGCGCACGAGGCGAGGGTGGCGCAGCAGAGGTTCGGGCAGACGCGGAAGCTGGCCAATGCGCTGATTTTCGACGTGTACGACCGGGTAAAGCCGCTGCCTGGTTCCCTGCCCGCCCGCGAAGCCATTATCCGCACCGGCCTGGAGTATCTGGACAACCTGTCGGCGTCGGCGCGCGGGGATGGCGATCTGCGGGTGGAACTGGCGGGCGCGTATGAGCGCATGGGCGAGGTGCAGGGCAACATCCTGGGTTCGCACAAAGGGGACACGGCCGGCGCGCAGACGAGCTTCAAGAAGGCGCTGGCGACGCTGGAGGGACTGCCGAACAGCGGCCAGGCGGGTCAGGCACGGCTGCGGATCTACCAGAGACTGGGCAATCTGGAAAGCTATACGGGGCACAAGGCCGAGGCACTGCGGGTCTACCAGGAGGCAGTAAAGATCGGCGATGAACTGGCGAAGACCGGACTAAACAACGAGGCGCGGCGGAGCCTGGCGGGCGTTCACGACTCGATCAGCCGGGTGTATCGCGAAAACGGCAGGTCGCAGGAATCCCTCGAAAGTGAGAAGCAGGCACTGGGCTTACTGGAGGATGCGCTGAAGGCGAATCCGGAGGACCGGGCGCTGCAGGCCTCTGTGGCGGCCTCGAATGCCGGCTATGGCATGGCGTTGGCGGGGGTGAACCAGTTGGAGGCGGCGCTGAAGAAGTTCCAGGTGTCGGCGGACGCGTGGGAGAAGATCTGCCAGGCGGAGCCAACCAATATCGACTTCCAGCGGCAGCGCATGCTGGCGTACAGCCACTTGGGGGATGTGAAGGGCAATCCAAACTACCCGAACCTGGGCGACAAGGCGGGCGCCCTGGCGGCTTTCCGCAAGATGATGGAGATCGCCGGAAGCCTGCACGACGGCAATCCTTCGGACCAGGGCAGTTTGTTCGATTACGGGATGGCGACGATGCGGACGGCGGCGCTGCCGGCGCAGAGCGCGGAGGAGCAGGTCGTGTTGTTCCGGCAGGCTTCGGAACTGCTGGAGCAGGCGTCGAAGAACAGTCCGGCCAACATCAACATCGTGGTGAATATGGCAGCCCTCCACGAGCAACTGGGCGATGTGTTGTTGGGTGCGGGCCGGGCACGAGAAGCCGACCACGAATTTCTGGTGAGCCACCAACTGGCGGGCAAGCACCTGGCGGAGATGCTGCCGTTTTACCGGATTTACATCACGACGGGCCGGAAACTGGCGGAGTCCGCGGCGGGACGCGGTGAGAGCGAAACGGCACTGCAGTACGCCAACCAGGCGGTGGCCATGGCGGAAAAGCTGAGCACGGCCAAGGGGGCCGGCGTGCCACAACGGGCGCTGGCGCCGCGGGCATACTCGGGGTTGGCTTCGACATACGAACGGCTGCACCGCGCGGCGGATGCGCGGCGCTGGCGGGAGAAGGCGCTGGCATTGTTTCAAGAGTTGCAGGACAAGCCCGGATTCACCCGCTACCACAAGGAAGAGATGCAGAGGGTGGAGAAAGCGTTGAAAGGGAAGTGA
- a CDS encoding globin domain-containing protein yields MRQDAQLVRDSFEAIREMSTPTAMLFYGRLFDLDPSLRGLFHVDFKVQSGKLMDTLSLVVESAERLEKLRPTLRELGRRHVDYGVRPEHYQTVSTALIWALAQAMQPDFHDDVRAAWTRILDEVCQEMMRGAEQG; encoded by the coding sequence ATGCGGCAGGACGCACAACTGGTCCGCGATAGCTTTGAGGCGATCCGGGAGATGTCGACCCCGACAGCGATGCTGTTTTATGGGCGTCTCTTCGACCTGGATCCGTCGCTGCGCGGATTATTCCACGTCGATTTCAAGGTGCAATCCGGCAAGCTGATGGACACCCTGTCACTGGTTGTCGAGAGCGCCGAGCGGTTGGAGAAACTACGGCCCACGCTGAGGGAGCTGGGACGGAGACACGTCGACTATGGCGTGCGGCCGGAGCACTACCAGACGGTGAGTACCGCCCTGATCTGGGCGCTGGCCCAGGCGATGCAGCCCGACTTTCACGATGACGTGCGGGCGGCCTGGACACGAATCCTGGACGAGGTCTGCCAGGAGATGATGAGGGGCGCGGAGCAGGGCTGA
- a CDS encoding DUF2961 domain-containing protein, with protein sequence MRVLAVLCAWGAVLCAQDSLDLARIHDGRALRSSSNNTDLTSNDDSKRPIPGETVVLADLEGPGVVQHIWLTIAANEYAWPRLLRLRVYYDHSPTPSVDVPVGDFFGVGLGHERQLRSLMVVNGSEGRSRNSYWAMPFRKACRITITNEGRRRVSNLYYHVDWEKRTLPADIGYFHAWYRQELPAKAGQPYEVLSVTGRGQYVGTLLNVIQVAPGWFGEGDEHLFIDGEKTASIQGTGTEDYFNDAWSLRVGDSPYWGVTTAEGTGRGSRMSAYRWHVRDPIPFQKSLRFVFEHGGWTYNENGTVRSAFEERADLFSSVAFWYQQGVAQGLPEPPYGSARLPHGNAKQIEAESLASEVRAEKGRTEVQKEVFWSRDLLYFQAEGPGSRMEIPLDVAEDGYYEIVAQVAHAPDYGDYSTLLDGKPVMDEGDLEHEPGANMGSRVAFSGWGPELYVAEDRMLGWRKLTKGRHWLAFVCAGKDMRATGYHLGLDGLILAKVGQVQTVQAPVAPRGVRNLISALKDPDAVQRGVAALALRDLGAGAKEALPALAEALKDRDTGVRMTAADAIARQGHGAIAVMDALIAAGEVKGEDAHVQRSVAIALGGIGADAARALPVLAELEKIPRVQATAATARRQIQGRR encoded by the coding sequence ATGCGAGTGCTGGCGGTGTTGTGTGCCTGGGGCGCGGTCTTATGCGCGCAGGACTCCCTGGATCTGGCCCGGATCCACGATGGGCGGGCGCTGCGGTCTTCCAGCAACAATACAGACCTCACGAGCAACGACGACAGCAAGCGGCCGATCCCCGGTGAGACTGTGGTGCTGGCGGACCTGGAAGGTCCGGGAGTAGTGCAGCATATCTGGCTGACCATCGCGGCGAACGAGTACGCCTGGCCGAGGCTGTTGCGGCTGCGGGTCTACTACGACCACAGCCCAACCCCGAGCGTGGATGTGCCGGTGGGCGACTTCTTTGGAGTCGGGCTGGGGCACGAGCGGCAACTGCGATCGCTGATGGTGGTGAACGGGTCAGAGGGCCGGTCGCGCAACTCCTACTGGGCCATGCCCTTCCGCAAGGCCTGCAGAATCACGATCACGAATGAGGGGCGGCGGCGGGTTTCCAACCTCTACTACCACGTGGATTGGGAGAAGCGGACGCTGCCCGCGGATATCGGCTATTTCCACGCCTGGTACCGGCAGGAGCTGCCGGCGAAGGCCGGGCAACCGTACGAGGTGTTGTCCGTGACGGGGCGTGGGCAGTATGTAGGGACGCTGTTGAATGTCATCCAGGTGGCACCCGGGTGGTTCGGCGAGGGCGACGAACACCTGTTTATCGACGGCGAGAAGACCGCCTCGATTCAGGGCACCGGCACGGAAGATTACTTCAATGATGCGTGGAGCCTGCGGGTGGGCGATAGCCCGTATTGGGGTGTGACTACGGCCGAGGGGACGGGCCGCGGGTCGCGCATGTCGGCGTACCGGTGGCACGTGCGGGATCCGATTCCGTTCCAGAAGAGCCTGCGGTTTGTGTTCGAGCATGGCGGCTGGACGTATAACGAGAACGGCACCGTGCGGTCGGCGTTTGAAGAGCGGGCGGATCTGTTCTCCTCCGTAGCTTTCTGGTATCAGCAGGGCGTGGCACAGGGGCTGCCCGAGCCGCCGTATGGTTCGGCGCGCCTGCCGCACGGGAATGCAAAGCAGATTGAGGCGGAATCGCTGGCCTCAGAGGTGCGGGCGGAGAAGGGCCGGACGGAGGTCCAGAAGGAGGTCTTCTGGTCGCGGGATTTGTTGTACTTCCAGGCGGAGGGGCCGGGCTCGCGCATGGAGATCCCCCTGGATGTCGCCGAGGACGGCTATTACGAGATTGTGGCGCAGGTGGCGCACGCGCCGGACTACGGCGACTACAGCACGCTGCTGGATGGGAAGCCTGTCATGGACGAGGGCGACCTGGAGCACGAGCCTGGGGCGAACATGGGCTCCCGGGTGGCCTTCAGCGGGTGGGGGCCAGAGTTGTACGTAGCGGAGGACCGGATGCTGGGTTGGCGCAAGCTCACGAAGGGGCGGCACTGGCTGGCGTTTGTCTGCGCAGGCAAGGACATGCGAGCGACGGGGTACCATCTGGGGCTGGATGGCCTGATTCTGGCGAAGGTGGGCCAGGTGCAGACGGTGCAGGCTCCGGTTGCGCCACGGGGTGTCCGGAACCTGATCAGCGCATTGAAGGACCCGGATGCGGTCCAGCGAGGGGTCGCGGCGCTGGCGTTGCGCGACTTGGGGGCCGGCGCGAAAGAGGCGCTGCCGGCGCTGGCCGAGGCTTTGAAAGACCGGGATACGGGGGTCCGGATGACTGCCGCCGACGCGATTGCGAGGCAAGGACATGGTGCTATCGCGGTGATGGACGCGTTGATTGCAGCGGGTGAAGTAAAAGGCGAAGACGCGCACGTACAGCGCAGTGTGGCGATTGCGCTGGGCGGGATTGGGGCGGATGCGGCGAGGGCTTTGCCTGTGCTGGCGGAGTTGGAGAAGATCCCGCGTGTGCAAGCCACGGCGGCGACGGCGAGGCGGCAGATTCAAGGAAGACGTTGA
- the gcvPB gene encoding aminomethyl-transferring glycine dehydrogenase subunit GcvPB: protein MPKTLGKIRPHLTQNESLLFELSHPGKTGYQLPELDVPAVDAAEALGGENVRTEIENFPEVSEVEVIRHFTRLSTWNYGIDLGLFPLGSCTMKYNPRINEAVARIEGLAWAHPYQPESLSQGAMEIAAVLEQYLGEIFGMDAVTLQPAAGAHGEYTGIMLIRAYLESQGNPRRKVLVPDSAHGTNPATAIIAGYEVATLKSNEQGMIDPAVLEAAVDDSVAAMMITNPNTVGVFEENIVKIAAILHAKGAQVYMDGANLNALVGVARPGDFGIDVLHSNLHKTFSTPHGGGGPGAGAVGVKSHLEPFLPTPRLRQANGQWTWDYNCPQSIGRVRAYYGNFGVLVRALAYIMAHGGPGLRKATLDALLNANYLRAKLAPYFQIAYDAPSMHECVFEDTRQEAKGVRTGDIAKRLIDYGFHPYTVSFPMIVHGALMIEPTETESKQELDAFCESLIAISNEIDTDPEMVKHAPYMTRTSRVDEVTAARKPIVRWKP, encoded by the coding sequence ATGCCCAAGACTCTCGGCAAAATCCGCCCCCATCTCACGCAGAACGAATCCCTGCTCTTCGAGCTCTCTCATCCCGGCAAAACCGGCTATCAGCTCCCCGAGTTGGATGTGCCCGCCGTCGACGCCGCTGAAGCCCTGGGCGGCGAAAACGTCCGTACCGAGATCGAAAACTTCCCGGAAGTCAGCGAAGTCGAAGTCATTCGCCACTTCACGCGCCTCTCCACCTGGAACTACGGCATCGACCTCGGCCTCTTCCCGCTGGGTTCGTGCACGATGAAGTACAACCCGCGCATCAACGAGGCCGTGGCCCGCATCGAAGGCCTCGCCTGGGCGCACCCCTACCAGCCGGAATCCCTCTCCCAGGGCGCCATGGAAATCGCCGCTGTCCTCGAGCAGTACCTCGGCGAAATCTTCGGCATGGACGCCGTCACCCTCCAGCCGGCCGCCGGCGCGCATGGCGAGTACACCGGCATCATGCTCATCCGGGCCTATCTCGAGTCCCAGGGCAATCCGCGCAGGAAGGTTCTGGTCCCCGATTCCGCCCACGGCACCAACCCCGCCACGGCCATCATCGCCGGCTACGAAGTCGCCACCCTCAAGTCCAACGAGCAGGGCATGATCGATCCCGCGGTGCTAGAAGCCGCCGTCGACGACTCCGTGGCGGCCATGATGATCACCAACCCCAACACGGTCGGTGTCTTCGAAGAGAACATTGTCAAGATTGCCGCCATCCTTCACGCCAAGGGCGCGCAAGTCTACATGGATGGCGCCAACCTGAATGCGCTGGTCGGCGTCGCCCGGCCCGGCGATTTCGGCATCGACGTCCTGCACTCCAACCTGCACAAGACCTTCTCCACCCCACACGGCGGCGGTGGTCCTGGAGCCGGTGCCGTCGGCGTCAAGTCGCACCTGGAGCCGTTCCTGCCCACCCCGCGCCTCCGGCAGGCCAATGGCCAGTGGACCTGGGATTACAACTGCCCCCAATCCATCGGCCGCGTTCGCGCCTACTACGGCAACTTCGGGGTCTTGGTTCGCGCCCTCGCCTACATCATGGCCCACGGCGGTCCCGGCCTCCGCAAGGCCACGCTCGATGCGCTATTGAACGCCAACTATCTGCGCGCCAAGCTCGCCCCCTACTTCCAGATCGCCTACGACGCGCCCTCCATGCACGAGTGCGTGTTTGAAGACACCCGTCAGGAAGCCAAAGGCGTGCGCACCGGCGATATCGCCAAGCGCCTCATCGACTACGGCTTCCATCCCTATACCGTCAGCTTCCCCATGATCGTGCACGGCGCGCTCATGATCGAACCCACGGAAACGGAATCGAAGCAGGAACTCGACGCCTTCTGCGAATCGCTCATCGCCATCTCCAACGAGATCGACACCGATCCCGAAATGGTGAAGCACGCGCCCTACATGACCCGCACTTCACGTGTGGATGAAGTCACCGCGGCGCGCAAGCCGATTGTCCGTTGGAAGCCCTAG
- the gcvPA gene encoding aminomethyl-transferring glycine dehydrogenase subunit GcvPA gives MRYLPHSDAERRAMLDACGLKSLDDLYAHLPAEALFPRNLDIPAGKSEYEISDYFKQQAAKNANGYASFLGAGVYAHYRPVLCDVVVSRGEFLTSYTPYQAEIAQGTLTTIFEFQTMVCQLTGMEVANASMYDGSTAVPEAAMMAARVTGRHKFLVAANLHPEYREVLDTAARNAQLHVEPFGYDPKTGSIDVAGLESKLDKDIACVILQSPNFFGIVENIKQASELAHKHGALLVVVFSEAVSLGLVEPPRDADIVVGELQSFAISPSYGGPFAGIIATKEKYMRQIPGRLVGETKDADGNRAFCLTLSTREQHIRREKATSNICTNQALIALMATVFMSVYGKQGLRELAEQNLAKAHYLAKGLELPFSGPFFNEFVVQPKGRTPEEANAALLEKKIIGGLPLGRFFPELKDSMLLCATEMSKRADIDAVKEVLL, from the coding sequence TTGCGATACCTGCCCCACTCTGACGCCGAGCGGCGTGCCATGCTCGACGCTTGCGGACTCAAGTCCCTCGATGATCTCTACGCTCACCTCCCCGCGGAAGCCCTCTTCCCTCGGAACCTCGACATTCCCGCCGGCAAGTCGGAGTATGAAATCTCCGACTACTTCAAGCAGCAGGCTGCAAAGAACGCCAACGGGTACGCCAGCTTCCTCGGCGCGGGCGTCTATGCCCACTACCGGCCCGTCCTCTGCGACGTGGTTGTGAGTCGCGGAGAGTTCCTCACCTCCTACACGCCCTATCAGGCCGAGATCGCCCAGGGCACTCTGACGACGATCTTTGAATTCCAGACCATGGTCTGCCAGCTCACTGGCATGGAAGTCGCCAACGCCTCCATGTATGACGGCTCAACCGCCGTGCCTGAGGCTGCCATGATGGCCGCCCGCGTCACGGGCCGCCATAAGTTCCTGGTCGCCGCCAATCTCCACCCCGAGTACCGCGAAGTGCTCGACACCGCCGCCCGCAACGCCCAGCTTCACGTGGAGCCTTTCGGCTACGACCCCAAAACCGGCTCCATCGACGTGGCCGGCCTGGAGTCGAAGCTCGACAAGGACATCGCCTGCGTCATTCTCCAGTCGCCGAACTTCTTCGGCATTGTCGAGAACATCAAACAGGCCTCTGAACTCGCCCACAAGCACGGCGCCCTCCTGGTGGTCGTCTTCTCTGAAGCCGTTTCCCTCGGCCTCGTCGAGCCGCCGCGCGATGCCGACATCGTCGTCGGCGAACTCCAGAGCTTCGCCATCTCGCCCAGCTACGGCGGACCCTTCGCCGGCATCATCGCCACGAAGGAAAAGTACATGCGCCAGATCCCCGGCCGCCTGGTCGGTGAGACCAAGGACGCCGACGGCAACCGCGCCTTCTGCCTCACTCTCTCCACCCGCGAACAACACATCCGCCGCGAGAAGGCCACTTCCAACATCTGCACCAACCAGGCCCTTATCGCCCTGATGGCCACGGTCTTCATGAGCGTCTACGGCAAGCAGGGTCTCCGCGAACTGGCCGAGCAAAACCTGGCCAAGGCCCACTACCTCGCCAAGGGGCTCGAGCTCCCCTTCAGCGGCCCGTTCTTCAATGAGTTCGTCGTCCAACCCAAGGGCAGGACTCCCGAAGAGGCCAATGCGGCCCTCCTCGAGAAGAAGATCATTGGCGGCCTGCCGCTGGGACGCTTCTTCCCCGAGTTGAAGGATTCCATGCTGCTCTGCGCCACTGAAATGTCGAAGCGCGCCGACATCGACGCCGTCAAGGAGGTTCTGCTCTAA
- the gcvH gene encoding glycine cleavage system protein GcvH: MNYPETFRYTKEHEWVSVDGDTGTIGITDHAQNELGDIVYVDLPKVGAVIETGKSLGSVESVKAVSDIYAPVSGEVLEINTHLAEAPEKLNEDPHGDAWLVKIRLSNPGAVSGLLSAEEYQAFIGG; encoded by the coding sequence ATGAACTACCCAGAAACCTTCCGCTACACGAAAGAACATGAATGGGTGTCTGTCGACGGCGACACCGGCACCATCGGCATCACCGATCATGCCCAGAATGAACTCGGCGATATCGTCTATGTGGACCTGCCGAAAGTCGGCGCCGTGATCGAAACAGGCAAGAGCCTGGGTTCGGTGGAGTCGGTGAAGGCCGTCAGCGACATCTACGCGCCCGTTTCCGGCGAAGTTCTCGAGATCAATACCCACCTCGCCGAGGCGCCCGAGAAGCTCAATGAAGACCCCCATGGCGACGCCTGGCTCGTGAAGATCCGCCTGTCCAACCCCGGCGCAGTCTCCGGCCTCCTCTCCGCCGAGGAGTATCAGGCATTCATTGGCGGCTAA